Below is a genomic region from Candidatus Obscuribacterales bacterium.
GTGCTTGCCGCAAATCACAGGGACATTGTAAGCGTATGGCTCCAATAGATTGTGACCACCGATTGGAACAAGCGTACCGCCGACAAAGGCTATAGTCGCTACACAATAGTACTGAGAAAGCTGACCAATAGTATCCAGAATAAAAACATCATTGTCCGATTCAAAGCCTTCGCCACGAGAATAAAGACGTGGATTCAGTCCCATGGATTTAACCAGTGAAGTCACCGCTTCAAAACGCTCGGGATGTCGCGGCACCAAAATCAAACGCGTAGGAACAAACGATGGGTCCCAACTCCTTTCGGTGATCAATCGCTTATACACGCTAAGCAAGACAGACTCTTCGCCTTCGTGCGTAGAACCACCGATAATCACCGCGTCACTTGCAGACAGGTTTAACTTCTTAGCGATCTCAGCCTTGGTCTCAGGTGTAACGGGCTTCAATCCATCAACTTTTAAATTGCCGGGACAAGTCCCTGGAATTTCGATGCCGGCAAGAGAGCGATAGCGTTCGAGGTTTTTCGGCGACTGAGCGGAAATAAAGCTGAAACTGCGTACCACTGGTCCAAAGAAAAAGCTCAGTTTTTTGTATGTCTTAAATGATCTTGGCGAAATGCAACCGTTTATCACCATGACTGGAATTTTCCGCTTGGCACATTCGTGCATAAAACCAGGCCAGATCTCTGTTTCAACAATTGCTACTAGAGCCGGATTAATTGCCTTCAGCCAATTGTTGAGGGCAAATGGCAGGTCTAATGGGAAATAAAAGACTGTTGCCCATTCTCCGACCTTTTCTTTGGCCTGTTGTTGTCCAGTCGCTGTTGCAGTCGAGACAGCCACCGGAATATCCGGATGAGTCTCATGAAACAGCTTGATCAATGGAAGAGCAGCGTTAAACTCACCGACTGATACGCAGTGGAACCAAATTGGCTTTTTGCTGAATGGTCCAATGCCGGCGGGGACCGAGCCAAATTTTTGGGCAAGACCTTTTCTGGTCTTTGGAATAAGCAGAAGGAACGGCCCTGCCACCAGCAAAACTATAATCACAACCAAGTAGTAAATAAGCACTCTGGATTCCTTCTCTCACACAAAATCGTAGGCATCGACGTCGATTGCCAAAGTTATCTTTTTGTCGACCTTCTTATTCTTCAAAAAGGAGACGACAAGCGCACGACCAGCTTCGCCCATTTGATTTTTCACAATCAGTTGATGGCGATAGTTTTGCTTAAGGCGTTCAATCAAGCAGGGACTTGGGCCAAGCACTTTTATAGAACTATCAGATACGAGATCTTCCAAATGCTTAGCCAATTCCTCGGCAATCTCATCAGCAAATGCCTCAACAGCCGTCAGATCTTCGCCGCTTATCACCAAACGAATCAATTGAGAAAACGGCGGATACTCAAGGTCTTTTCGTGCGCTCAGCTCTTCCTGGACAAACGCATCATAGTCATGACCTTTGGCCCAATTCAACGCAGGCATTTCCGGATTATATGTCTGCATAATGACCGATCCGGGAGCGTGCCCGCGTCCAGCTCTCCCAGCCACCTGAGTCAACAACTGAAATCCACGTTCAATACTTCTGTAATCAGGCAAATTAAATGCGGCATCAGCGGCAAGCACGCCAACCAAGGTAACGTTGGCTATGTCCAGTCCTTTTGCCACCATTTGCGTGCCTATTAAGATATCCGCTTCGCCGCGAGCAAACTGCTTAAGAACAGCTTCGAAGGCTCCACGCTTTTGCGTGATGTCACTGTCTAGTCTTAGCATGCGAGCTTCAGGGAAAAGCTCTTTCAAATCATGTTCAACTCTTTGAGTACCTAGTCCATATTCACGCAAAAACGGCGCCTGGCAAGATGGGCATGTTTGTTTAAATCCAAAAGTTAGACCACAGTGGTGGCAGGCAAGATAACCTTGCGGTCCATGATGCAGAACCATGGACACTGAACAATTGCGACACTTAACCACGTCGCCACATGCCTGGCACTGAACGTAGCTTGCAAAACCGCGTCTGTTGATTAGCAATATTGTTTGTTGCTTCAGCTCAAGGCAGCCGGCAATTGCATCTTCTAATGCTCGCGAGAAAATACCGCGATTCCCTTCGGCAGCTTCAATACGCATATCGACTAATTCAACAGGTGGCATTTCTTGCTTGTGAATGCGCTCCGGCAAATTCAATATTCTGTTGTTTCGCTTGGCATCGAAGTAGGTGGAAACATCCGGCGTAGCGCTACCCAAAAGAAGCATTGCGCCTAAGCGACGCGCTTTCTCCAATGCAACTCGTTTAGCTTGATAGCGAGGAGAAGGGCTCGATTGCTTGTAACTGCCGTCATGCTCTTCGTCCATGACAATAAGTCCAAGTTCGGGCATGTTCGCTAGAATTGCCGAGCGCGCACCCAAAAGAACGCGAACGGATCCGGCACGCAATCTCTGCCATGTGTCAAAGCGTTCACCGGGACTTAAGGCACTGTGCCAGATTGCTACTTTATCTCCGAAGCGAGACTTCAGCCTCTCAGCCAATTGCGGAGTCAAGCTTATTTCCGGCACAAGAAGCATTGCCGACTTGCCTAAATCCAGAGCTTCTTGAATGAGCCTCAAATAAATTTCCGTCTTACCAGAACCGGTGACGCCGTAGAGCAGCCAAGGTATTTCTTCCTTCGATTCAGCGTGCTCGCTGGAGTGCTTGTCTTTCAACGCTGCACTTAAGGTCTCAAGAACACGCGCTTGATTGTCTGTTAGATCAAATTTTTTCTTCTCAGTTGGTTTATCTTTCTCGACTTCACCAAAAGCACGATCCATTTCAATAATCGCCTGCATTGGATCGCGTACTACTTGCTTCTCGAATAATTTGATTAGTCCTAATTCCGCCATTTTCTTCAGCGTGGCGCCAGTTGTTGATGCCTTTTCCAAAAGTCGCGGCACTTCAAGAATCCCACCAGCTTCGGCAAGGCTGGACAATATTTCTGCCTGGCGTTTATTGCCTCCTTCTTTCATAAGAGACACCATGTTGACCATCTTCGGCTTGGCTAAATCAGTAGCTTCTGCTTCCACAGAAATCAAATTCAATTTGCGCAATTGTGATATTTGCTTCAAAAATTCAGAGCGTCCAAGGTTGCTCTTATGCTTTAGCGTATTCATCGCCAAAGCTTTCTCCTTGGACATTTTGAGAGGCGCAAGCAATTTATGCGCGGCACTATTTAAATTACCGTTGGCACTCTCACCTTCGGGAAGCAACTTCACAATTCGCTTCAATCGAGGCGCAAAATCATTGGGAACAGCTGCTGCAATTACCGACGCAAGCGTAGCTCCGTAGTAATCAGCCAACCAATAAAGAAAGTCGATGTAGTTGGCATCAAAAAGCGGATCGCTGCTTAGTAATTCGGCGATGTCTTTGTAGTTGCCTTGCGCTTCTGCTCCCTCAACTTGTTTGATGCCGACAACAAAACCATTTACTAATTCCTGTCCGCCAAACGGAACAAAAACCTGACTGCCGACAAAGGTTTCCTTTATAAGGAAATCAGGCACACGATAGGTAAAAAGCTTGTTCGAAAGTTGCGGCGTGGCAATATCAATCGCCACGTCAGCCAAGGTTTGGACACCGAGATTCGGCTCAACCAAGGGAGACCTCCGGCTGACACTATACTCCCATGACATCACCTCATGACATTCAAAAATTTGATCAGGCGACTCTTGACAGGGTGGGCTGACAAAAGGGCGCATACAATGCGCCCCTACGATAGTCCATCAACTTAAGCGCCGATTATGT
It encodes:
- a CDS encoding 3-deoxy-D-manno-octulosonic acid transferase, giving the protein MLIYYLVVIIVLLVAGPFLLLIPKTRKGLAQKFGSVPAGIGPFSKKPIWFHCVSVGEFNAALPLIKLFHETHPDIPVAVSTATATGQQQAKEKVGEWATVFYFPLDLPFALNNWLKAINPALVAIVETEIWPGFMHECAKRKIPVMVINGCISPRSFKTYKKLSFFFGPVVRSFSFISAQSPKNLERYRSLAGIEIPGTCPGNLKVDGLKPVTPETKAEIAKKLNLSASDAVIIGGSTHEGEESVLLSVYKRLITERSWDPSFVPTRLILVPRHPERFEAVTSLVKSMGLNPRLYSRGEGFESDNDVFILDTIGQLSQYYCVATIAFVGGTLVPIGGHNLLEPYAYNVPVICGKHIDKTRDIANGLLDKNALIMVNDGKELYFHLALLLKDEARRKAIGEAGNSYLSESQGAVKKTLSILEKQLGVVYELG
- the priA gene encoding primosomal protein N', which translates into the protein MVEPNLGVQTLADVAIDIATPQLSNKLFTYRVPDFLIKETFVGSQVFVPFGGQELVNGFVVGIKQVEGAEAQGNYKDIAELLSSDPLFDANYIDFLYWLADYYGATLASVIAAAVPNDFAPRLKRIVKLLPEGESANGNLNSAAHKLLAPLKMSKEKALAMNTLKHKSNLGRSEFLKQISQLRKLNLISVEAEATDLAKPKMVNMVSLMKEGGNKRQAEILSSLAEAGGILEVPRLLEKASTTGATLKKMAELGLIKLFEKQVVRDPMQAIIEMDRAFGEVEKDKPTEKKKFDLTDNQARVLETLSAALKDKHSSEHAESKEEIPWLLYGVTGSGKTEIYLRLIQEALDLGKSAMLLVPEISLTPQLAERLKSRFGDKVAIWHSALSPGERFDTWQRLRAGSVRVLLGARSAILANMPELGLIVMDEEHDGSYKQSSPSPRYQAKRVALEKARRLGAMLLLGSATPDVSTYFDAKRNNRILNLPERIHKQEMPPVELVDMRIEAAEGNRGIFSRALEDAIAGCLELKQQTILLINRRGFASYVQCQACGDVVKCRNCSVSMVLHHGPQGYLACHHCGLTFGFKQTCPSCQAPFLREYGLGTQRVEHDLKELFPEARMLRLDSDITQKRGAFEAVLKQFARGEADILIGTQMVAKGLDIANVTLVGVLAADAAFNLPDYRSIERGFQLLTQVAGRAGRGHAPGSVIMQTYNPEMPALNWAKGHDYDAFVQEELSARKDLEYPPFSQLIRLVISGEDLTAVEAFADEIAEELAKHLEDLVSDSSIKVLGPSPCLIERLKQNYRHQLIVKNQMGEAGRALVVSFLKNKKVDKKITLAIDVDAYDFV